In Terriglobus sp. TAA 43, a single window of DNA contains:
- a CDS encoding glycosyltransferase family 9 protein: MALPSLHLVERAFPMADRRLLTNFPVSGKAPAAAAVLGDSGLIHGYERYTVGTRSPWELLKLVFRIRRFRPNAMVYLMAARGTVTAERDLRFFRTICGIRNVIGIPVTEDMQRCRVDAAGLLEPEASRLARNIGALGEAYLNESASWDMRLSDDEVAAADLLLQPVAHMPCIAVSVGTKVQAKDWGRDNWRALLARVADLYPNHGLVLAGAPEESEASEFAADGWRSVEGAGPVVNLCGKLSPRQSAAAFRRCRVFLGHDSGPMHLAASVQTPCVAIFAARNKPRMWFPFGKHHRVIYHHVDCWGCALETCIEQKRKCLLSITVDEVLAALTATMKVSVAKTS; encoded by the coding sequence GTGGCACTTCCATCGCTTCATCTGGTGGAACGCGCGTTCCCCATGGCGGATCGCAGACTACTGACAAACTTCCCTGTTTCAGGGAAGGCGCCTGCTGCTGCCGCGGTTCTGGGCGACTCCGGGCTCATCCACGGCTATGAGCGCTACACGGTAGGTACACGTAGCCCGTGGGAACTGCTGAAGCTTGTCTTTCGCATCCGTCGTTTCCGTCCGAACGCGATGGTCTACCTCATGGCGGCGCGCGGCACTGTCACCGCCGAGCGTGATCTGCGCTTCTTCCGCACAATCTGCGGTATCCGCAACGTCATCGGCATTCCCGTTACAGAAGACATGCAGCGTTGCCGCGTGGATGCGGCAGGCTTGTTAGAGCCAGAAGCTTCAAGACTGGCGCGTAACATCGGCGCCCTGGGCGAGGCATACCTGAACGAGTCTGCGAGCTGGGATATGCGGCTCTCAGACGATGAAGTTGCCGCTGCCGATCTTCTTCTGCAACCCGTAGCGCATATGCCGTGCATCGCCGTCAGTGTGGGAACTAAGGTGCAGGCAAAGGATTGGGGGCGCGATAACTGGCGCGCTCTACTGGCTCGAGTTGCAGACCTGTATCCGAACCACGGCCTCGTACTTGCCGGTGCTCCGGAGGAATCAGAGGCAAGCGAGTTTGCAGCCGATGGCTGGCGTTCTGTTGAGGGAGCCGGTCCTGTTGTGAATCTCTGCGGCAAGCTATCGCCGCGACAGAGTGCCGCTGCCTTCCGCAGATGCCGAGTCTTTCTCGGGCATGATAGCGGCCCGATGCATCTTGCAGCATCGGTGCAAACACCTTGCGTGGCCATCTTCGCAGCACGTAACAAGCCACGCATGTGGTTCCCATTCGGAAAACATCATCGTGTGATTTACCACCATGTGGACTGTTGGGGATGCGCTTTGGAGACCTGCATTGAACAAAAGCGCAAATGTCTGCTTTCTATCACCGTCGACGAAGTATTGGCTGCGCTTACGGCTACCATGAAGGTGTCCGTCGCAAAGACGTCTTGA
- the rfaE1 gene encoding D-glycero-beta-D-manno-heptose-7-phosphate kinase, translated as MLPELHKVLDLLEDGFGRLSVLVVGDVMIDRYIVGDVERISPEAPVPVLRQVREYSRPGGAANVAMNLAGLGLKATLAGFVGDDSAGRELRSLLAGSGIDSSGLVDCGLPTIAKTRVVSRTQQLMRIDVESRDDHSDKDCDALRDFATKAVASVQAVILSDYAKGALTNGLCHAVIEAARSAGVPVLVDPKTRDLTKYSGATTISPNLHELSMATGVSVHQTDALLQAGRDLLRTLHMDYLTVTMSEKGIRVIHADGKIEEIHSPSRAREVFDVSGAGDTVIATLAAGLAGGLQVGTAVDLANIAAGIVVAKLGTVPVAAHEIVAELTVSGGITSGEKVLDLDRAAARIAEWKESGETVVFTNGCFDLLHIGHVTLLEDCRRFGSKLVVAMNTDRSVSELKGPTRPIVGQNERTRVMAALGCVDMVVLFDEETPLEMIRALKPNVLVKGGDYSVETVVGHEDVLASGGRVEIVPTVEGFSTTNIVKKMTAGLTK; from the coding sequence ATGCTTCCCGAGTTGCACAAGGTACTTGACCTGCTGGAGGATGGCTTCGGCCGTCTCAGTGTGTTGGTAGTTGGCGATGTCATGATTGACCGCTACATTGTGGGCGATGTGGAACGCATCTCGCCGGAAGCGCCTGTTCCAGTTCTGCGGCAGGTTCGTGAGTATTCCCGACCTGGCGGTGCAGCGAACGTTGCCATGAATCTTGCCGGACTTGGTCTGAAGGCGACGCTCGCAGGATTTGTGGGAGATGACAGCGCGGGAAGAGAATTGCGTTCACTCCTTGCAGGATCGGGCATTGACTCCTCAGGTCTCGTTGATTGCGGACTTCCAACCATCGCGAAGACTCGTGTCGTCAGTCGCACGCAGCAGCTGATGCGCATCGACGTCGAAAGCCGCGACGATCACAGCGATAAAGATTGCGATGCACTTCGTGATTTCGCTACGAAGGCCGTCGCCTCTGTCCAGGCGGTCATCCTGTCGGACTACGCAAAAGGCGCGTTGACCAACGGGTTATGCCATGCCGTGATCGAAGCTGCTCGTTCCGCAGGTGTTCCTGTTCTGGTGGACCCCAAGACACGCGATCTGACTAAGTACAGCGGCGCCACCACGATCAGTCCGAATCTGCATGAACTGAGCATGGCAACCGGGGTTTCTGTACACCAGACCGACGCTCTGTTGCAGGCAGGGCGAGATCTGCTGCGCACTCTGCATATGGATTACCTCACGGTCACCATGAGTGAGAAGGGCATTCGCGTAATTCACGCAGACGGCAAAATTGAAGAGATTCATTCGCCCTCACGCGCTCGCGAAGTCTTCGACGTATCGGGTGCTGGCGATACCGTCATCGCGACGCTGGCAGCCGGCCTAGCTGGTGGTCTGCAGGTAGGCACCGCTGTAGACCTCGCGAACATCGCGGCGGGCATCGTTGTTGCGAAGCTGGGAACAGTACCTGTGGCCGCGCATGAGATTGTTGCGGAACTCACTGTTTCTGGTGGCATCACTTCCGGTGAAAAGGTGCTGGATCTCGATCGTGCAGCGGCGCGCATCGCTGAATGGAAGGAATCCGGTGAAACGGTGGTCTTCACCAACGGCTGTTTTGACCTTCTTCATATCGGCCATGTCACTCTGCTGGAAGATTGCCGCCGCTTTGGTTCGAAGTTGGTCGTGGCGATGAATACGGATCGGTCCGTGAGTGAACTGAAGGGACCGACGCGTCCCATCGTGGGCCAGAACGAACGCACACGTGTGATGGCGGCTCTGGGTTGCGTCGACATGGTCGTTCTCTTCGACGAGGAGACGCCCCTGGAAATGATCCGCGCTCTGAAGCCGAATGTTTTGGTGAAGGGTGGAGATTATTCGGTGGAAACGGTCGTCGGCCATGAGGACGTCTTGGCATCGGGCGGACGCGTGGAGATTGTGCCCACGGTGGAAGGCTTCTCCACGACAAATATCGTGAAGAAGATGACAGCCGGCCTCACAAAGTAG